Below is a genomic region from Peromyscus leucopus breed LL Stock chromosome 17, UCI_PerLeu_2.1, whole genome shotgun sequence.
GAGCCTCTTTACTGGTTCAGACATGGGCATGTGGAGGTtcagaggccaggctggcttaTGTTGGATCCGAAAGCCTCACTAAATCCCAGACAGGATGCCAAGGTCTAACCTGGGTGAAAAATCTCTTTTGTCTCAAAATAGTGGGCTGGtaaattttagaaatttgaaGAGCCCAAGCTCTAACGTACTGAATCTTCCGAATAAAGTTGCTGCATCCTCATTTCACGCAGGAATGGACAGACCAAAAATTACGCTGGAATCCCGAAGAATATGGTGGAATTAATTCGATCAAGGTTCCGTCAGAATCGCTCTGGCTTCCTGACATAGTTCTCTTTGAAAAGTAAGTGTCTCAGAGTACTGCTTTGGTCAGATGAACACAGGACACAGAGCAGTCTGATGTGGGTGGAATATTTAACCTTCTGTATCAAAGtgatttctttgtattgtttgcCGTTACGGTGGGAAAGGCATGCAACGTAGACTGGTGGGGAGACCCTCCAGACAGGGAGCGTTTGGCCAGCCACTAAAGCGTAACTACTTTCATGGCAGTGCTGACGGACGTTTCGAAGGTTCCCTCATGACCAAGGCCATTGTGAAATCCAGTGGGACCGTCAGCTGGACTCCCCCTGCCAGCTACAAAAGCTCCTGTACCATGGACGTCACGTTTTTCCCATTCGACAGGCAGAACTGCTCCATGAAGTTTGGATCCTGGACTTACGACGGGAACATGGTGGACCTCATTCTGATCCACGAAAATGTTGACCGGAAAGACTTCTTTGATAACGGAGAGTGGGAGATACTAAATGCCAAGGGGATGAAGGGCAACCGAAGAGAAGGTGTTTATTCTACCCGTTTGTGACCTACTCTTTTGTTCTGAGACGCCTGCCGTTGTTTTACACGCTCTTTTTGATTATCCCCTGCCTGGGGCTGTCTTTTCTCACGGTCCTGGTGTTCTACTTACCTTCTGATGAAGGGGAAAAGCTTTCACTCTCAACCTCGGTTTTGGTTTCTTTGACGGTGTTTCTTTTAGTAATTGAAGAAATAATCCCGTCTTCTTCGAAAGTCATCCCTCTCATTGGGGAGTACCTCCTCTTCATTATGATTTTTGTTACCCTGTCCATTATTGTCACAGTTTTCGTCATTAACGTTCACCACAGATCTTCTTCAACCTACCATCCCATGGCCCCCTGGGTGAAGAGGCTGTTTCTGCAAAAACTCCCGAGATGGCTTTGCATGAAGGACCCCATGGATCGCTTCTCCTTCCCcgatggagaggagaggaaagcagcCGTGAGAGGCAAAGTCtcagggaaaaagaaacagacGGCTGTTAGTGATGGAGAAAGAGTTCTGGTCACTTTCCTGGAAAGGGCGGCTGAGTCCATCAGATACATTTCAAGGCACGTGAAGAAGGAGCATTTCATCAGCCAGGTGAGTCTGCTGTGATATGACAGTGCCGTTCGCTGAGGAGTGGGCAAGAAAGCCATGCTGGTGTCCCTTACAACAGAATGTGGTCCTTGTTCACAATGGCGTTATCACCTAGCCTCTGTAAAAGCATATAAAACAAGCCCAGCAAACCATAGGAACTTTTAGCATTacgtttttagaaaaaaaagttcacaGAAGGAAGTATCATGACTAAAACTAAGCGGCTGCAGATTCAGTGCTATAATTCCTCAACTGCATTTTACAGAATTCAGTTGCACCTTTAAAGGGGTTACCCTGATCTGTGGTAATTTTCACTGTTTCGTGcgatgatgtttttcttttcttttttttcaagacagggtttctctgtgtagctttgcacctttcctggaactcactctgcagaccaggctgtcctcaaacttacagagatccgcatggctctgcctcccaagtgctgggattaaaggcatgcaccaccactgccagggtGTGCTATGATGTTTTTTAAACCCAGTGTTTAGAAATGTGTTAGAGTGACTAGAAAGAATCAAAATTTGAAAAGTAATACAAGTTCAGTTGCAACAGATACTTCATCAAGGGAAAGGGAACTGGTTACTTAGTGTACACACTACAGAAAAACAAGGACAGGAGATTCCCTTCTGGGATCCCAGCTACCCAGGAAgctgaagatgcagagtttgagATCAACATGGTTCACATAGTGAGATCGTGTCTCGGAAACAGAAATACCTAGGTtgcagaggcatcaccatcctggCCACAGACCCACCCCTCTCCTGTGTGACATATTACATTGTCAGAATTTAATGTTTTTTGAACCTACCTTGAAGAacatgacaaggaaaaaaaatgacaaaaatctgTCAGTACATAGGCTGAAAATAGCCTTTATTTCTGCACCATCTATGCAGGGTTTGGgacatttttctctaaaattcttGAAAATTAGATCAAGGCTCACGAACAGGTTTATGAAAGTGTTTTTGGAAGCACActttatattttatcttcataGGTTCAGTGTGATTTATCTTCTCTCTTAACTCTTTATCATATTTTTGTACAATTAAAgattttgatttaaaaacaaaagactagAAAAATGCCACCTCTTACAGGTATGCTTCAGCTATTAGGGAAGGAGTTTCTGTTTTACACTTTATATCTTTTGTAAatactaatataaatatttaagtgGGTTTTAAAAAGTATGACTAGCACAGATAATTTGGAAAACTTAAACAAGAGGATCACAATCACTAGTAATCCCACTACCTAAGGTTAACATTTTAGCATTTTATACTCTTGCTTGTGTGTTTTATGCTACACTTTTGTTCTAAACTTGGAAAGCTCAGGACAGCCTGCTGTCCCCCTTCTGCCAGTGTGTGGGCCTCCTGCTCTATTCTGTCTTTACCAAATCTTTGTCTACAGGTACTGCAACTGAAAACATTGATCACAGTATTCAACTGGTTAGCAATTCACTGTACAGTGTCCTGGTTTCCCTTGGCAATGTATCATGATACTCAGTACTGCTTCAGGATTCCTGGGGAGATGGTACTGTGTGTCCCTAGAATATAGAaggttctctcctccctcccatccacttccctctcctccctcctctttcaaGATCTGAAGTGGTTTCCActgaatgtgttttctttcttgtgatcATACTCTGAAGCTTCCTGGGGAACTGCTATAAGCTTGAGACCATGTATAGAAACTGGACTCTGTGTCCCTTTAAAGGTGAGATCCCATGCTTCTCTTGTAGATTCCCCTAGCCTATGGCTTATTCCTTCCTGGACCTGCTGCTCCACATCTGATGCCTATTCTCCCATAACATCCCAGCCTAACTAAAGTCTCCATAGATCCCTTTCTTATAATGTCCCACCTGTCATTTCTCTGTTCCTCAGTGCTGGAGCTAGAGGAGCCATGGCCATATATGGAGTAGGAGGAAAATCCTGTGATATTTACCTAAAAGTGCTCTAAAGATATCCATCTGTGATAGGCATATCAGGAAGCATTGTATAaaatcaggtgtttttttttttttgtgtgtgtgtgtttgattagCAATATTTCCAAGTATACAAAtaattctatagtttttgttttacctcTTCACCGTTGATAACTGTTCCTAAACACTCAACTTGCAAGTTATTTTCTTGGGGTGTGATGAATAACATCCCTGGATAGAATCTAAGTCCATGCCATTAGTGATGTGTATATACATTTTGAAAGCTTAAAAATGTGTCATAAATCCAATATTGCTCTTTTTACATCCCTTAATGAGGTCAGAATTGCCGCTCAGCTTCTGGAATGACAGGTgccctttttctcttttgcagGTAGTGCAAGACTGGAAATTTGTGGCTCAAGTTCTTGACCGGATCTTCCTGTGGCTCTTTCTGACGGTTTCAGTTTTGGGCTCCATTCTGATTTTTATTCCAGCCTTGAAGATGTGGCTGCACCGTTTCCATTAGGAACGACTCTCCAGATCCATTTAGAAGACACGCAGAGATGAGTCTCACCTTAGGACTCACGGCTGCTGGCATGTTCACAGAACACAGACATATGCACTAGCTGTAGTGTCCTCATCCTGTCACCTGAGCTTCCTGTGATGGAAGGACTCCGAGAAAATGTCGCTTTGATCTAATGTGATGGGTTGCTGCCCTTGGAAATGGATTTGGACAATTCAAGGGGGACTCCAAGTTACATTCATGAGGCCCCAAACTCCTGCACATCTCTATCCCCTGAACTCCTGCATCTGCTTATCCCCTGGACTCTTCCATCAGCTCATCCCCAAATGCCTGCATTTTGCCCATCCTGGTACTCCTGGTATCTTCCCAGACTTGGTGGTTGGCCTGAGCTGCATACTGGTGCCATGTGGTACTTCTCTACCAGTGTGGGTGAACACATTTCGACAACAGTTTCAGGATTTATATAGGTACAATTCTTGGCCTAGAACACTGTAAGTACAATGGTCCAAGATGCCACTTGTCAATGAATGTCCCACCAATATGGCGTTCGTTGGAAATGATCTTGATTGGCTATGACAGCTCTCTAAGATGAGTATTACTAGAAGTTTGTTGATTTCGTTGCAATGCTTTTCTAACGGTGCAAATAGGAGCTCTGGTGATTTGTGACTTGCTGTGAGATCTCATCAAAATAACTTAGAACAGAAAAGCAGTCATTAGTTACTAGGACTACGTTCATTAATACATGTCTTTCTGCTCTTAGGAAATGAAGAGTGCTTAATATTCTTTGATCATGATTTTGGATAATGTCTTAGCCAGTGTtgtattgccatgaagagacactgtgatcaCTAAAACTGTTATCAAAGAAAGCAATTAATTGGGAGTTTTCTTACAGTTCCAttaggtttagttcattatcactaTAGTGAGAAGCATGGtgccacacaggcagacatggtgttggagaggtagccAATGGTTGTATGtacatctggatctgtaggcaacagcaagagagaagacagtgagacttgggcttttgaaacccccaAACCCACCCTCAATGACatactttctctaacaaggccacacctacctcagcaaggccacacctcctaatccctctcaagaaGTGCTACTACCTGATGATTAAGCATTAAcatataggagcctatgggggtcattcttattcaaaccaccacaggtagaATTGGTTTCCACTGAATCTTCTGCCTTCacatcccccctcccctgccacccgtgtctccttcctttccttaccCCACCCCACGGCTCCTCTAGGACGGAGTGGGAGCATCGATCAGATTGACTTTGCTGCTGCTAAGAATCCCTCCCATGTTTTGCTAAGAGTCTGTTCTCCGCAATGATGAAAGCCTGTCTGCTCTGCTTATTTTAGACATGGTTCTTCTAAGTAGTTTGTTCCTGATATTTGAAAACCCCAAtctcaggttttatttttagattattgTCATTGCAAAACACAGTAAGAGTTCAGTCTTCTTATTTGTATTAGTccatgcttttttctttcctaatcctCTCAAGCTTGTCTTTTTATCTTTAGACCTGGATATGTCACATCGTGTCTAAGCAAAGAATGATGTCCATCcatctctgtccatctctctgtccttctcttccccctccttcctttcccctttcctcccatctcctcctctctgccttcagtGACTAATGTCTTCAAACTATGCagatcttcttcagtttcttttactgtctttctccattttctctcttttcctcttgacATTTCTGGTAGGGACCTTGTCATTGCTGGACCTGTTCTCCGTGTTTATTAACTGATTGACTCTTCTCTTatgcttttatattctttttcaaaatacagtattttcttaattctttgaaaaatttaCACAACGTATTTTGATCCTACTTACCTCCGATATTCCTACCCCCCAATTTCTCCCAATCTACTCCCTAACTCTATCCTCCAACTCCATGCTctaatttatgtatgtatgtatgtatgtatgtatgtatgtatgtatgtatttaaatatccCTTTGATTCCAGTTTGTGCTGCCTGTATACTCTGGTGTGGCTCCAGCCTTGGTCACTGAGGAACCCAGGCCCCTGCAGGGACCCATACTTTGACTATTCTGCAGCCATGACAGCCTGTGGAAAACACCCAACAGAATGTAGGCCCTTGGCACAGCGTGATGTGCCCTTGAGTCCCCAACCTTGAGCCTAGCTCTAGTTATAGGAAAACCCTAACAGGTATCCTCATAAAGTAAaagaagccaattaaaagttaagGCAAGTGGGGtcatgataaagaaaaaatgtattagtCATAACAACCGCCAAAAGAGATAATAGTTTTCTTGTAGCTGCAAATTAACCAAGGACAGCACCTCCAGATGGGAGGTGCATCAATCCTGAGTCTGCTCCTACATAGTCTGAAGACCCCCAACCCCACCTTGCTTCACCAATGTTGCTTTACTCCCTATAAATACTCTGTCCTCTTGCTacttggggtctctcctgctctgctggctgctgcgTCAGATGAATAGAGAGTCCCGAGTTAACTCATAACAACACAAAGACTCTCTGCTTTTACATCGGATTTGGTCTcagtggtctttgggggactctggctACATCAGTCCCATCTCTGCAGCTGGTCCCCTTCTGGCCGTTTGTGTTGGTATGTGTGAGTAAGGTCGGACGGAAGTCCTTGTTTACAGCCTCTTGTTCACATCACACACCAGAAGTGGCACAGGGGACGTCCTGGCTCTCAGGCTGCCAGTATCAGACTTCCACCTCCGGCTCTACAGCCTGCACCAACCCCTCCCTGCTTATGGTAATTCAGTTCTTGGTCACACTTCTCTGGCTTGTCTTTCTTAGACTCTTCAGATGgtctttaagtgtgtgtgtggaagggatGGTTTAAACCCAGGTCTGGGGTTCTTAGGGAGCTCAGTCATAGCCAGTTGAAGGAGaatgtctgcctcagcctcttcagaACCTGTTGCATAGCCTACATTGCCCCTCCCTCCGCCTCCCCTACACCTACTGCCAATAGTGTGCTTGGATCTGGTTCGATCCGGTATATGAGAGGGATTTGTAAAGAGATGAGTCAACACAGTGAAATAAAATCTAGGGAACGAGGCTTGTTGGTCCTAGCTTTGTGGCTAGCCAGCAGTGTGAGCAGTGAGCCTTAAACTAGCTGTGTGCCTTAGAGGACTCAGCGTGTGGGTCAGCAGCAAGAGGTGAGGATGCGTGACCTTTGAAGTTCTTCTCAGTCCTACACTCTATGTCATGGACGCTTGCTCTGGAGCTTCCTCTGTGTTGAACCACAGGGCTCCTCACAGCAGCTTTGATCCTCAGAGAGGCTGTAATCTGCTTTGTGGTTACCTCAGGACAGAAAATCAAGGCTTAGCTAGGACTTCCTGAATGATAATGTGGATAAAAGGACAAATAGTTATCATCCCCCTTCCTTCGCCTTGACTTTGACTCATCACATTTTACCTGCTAATATGCTGGGAAAAGGGCCCCATTAACACCAGAAAAAGTGTTTAGATCTGAATttagttttacattttgaaaaacacCAGCATGAGTCGTTTTCCACAGCAAACCTTTTCTGACAAAATCAAATACAGAGAAGGTGGAAcctcagtgtgtgcatgtggtttaTTTTTACTAGCGGCTAAAGTGGAAGATGATATTAATAGTTCATATAGAAAAGGataaatatttgcatattgtAATGATCCTGGGAGAGTACTCCAAAAGATAATGTTAAAGCAGGGACATTTTAGGCTTGGAGAGAGGGTTCAGCACATAAGGGCAGTGTCTCCCAAGCCCAAGGATCTGAGTTTAATGCCCATaacccacctggtggaaggagagaactgacttccattAAGGTGTTTTTTAATGCCTCCTCCGCAAATGCcttagtgtatgtgtgcacacacaagcatatgcttttgcagaggatacacatacgcacgcgcacacacacacgcacacgcacacacaaataaatataaaggaaagtttaaaaaaatcaattccacTTGTACAGGAAGAAAAATCTGTGGGCAAAATTTGACAGCTGATCCGAATCAGTGGGTGTTGCAAGACCTGAACAGGCAGACAGCTTCTTCCGTTGATCTCATCCTTTGGCTCTCTGCTCCCATCCCACACCTCCTGGGGGGTCTTCACAGAACACAGCCCCAGAGACCTCCCTGTCTCTGGTGTTTTGATTTTCACTGTGTGGTTTAGAAcgggattgtttttgtttgttctgtttggtGAGGGTGAGTTCCTTACCTGTGCCAGTGTTACCTCCCTTATGTCCCCAACGTGCCTAATAGGGCTGAGTGTGCACATCAGGCTTATTCAATGTATTTTCACTAATCAAATCAGATCGcagaaggtttttgttttaaggtcgtaatttaattataacatttctcccttccctttctttcctctgaacCCTCCTATATTCCTCTCCCCActatttcaaatttatggcctcttttttcactaattgttattgcatgcatatatgtatttttaacacacatatatgttcctaaatataacctgttcagtctgtataatgctacctgccatgtatgttttcagggctgacggTTTGGCACTAAATAATCAATAggtgtactcttccctggggGAGACCATCTCTCCCATTCCCAGCCTAGCTTCAGCTATCTATGgttctttgtgtggggttgaggcTTTCTCCTACCCAGTCTGGCATGCTCATTGGTCTTatctttgttcagctcacattttggcagtcatattggtgagactttatggatgtagcttctgatattacaaagagacacagaaaacTCCCCGATCTTccggctcttacaatccttctgcccCCTCTTTGGCCATGTTCCCTGAGTCataggtgtgggagtgttttgtagatgtatccgtTGGAACtgtgctccacaactctgcattttgattggttgtggttttctgtagtgttttccatctgttgcaaaaagtttccttgatgaggggtgaagactacacttacctgtgggtagaAAGACAAATGGTTTtggattgttgttagggattatgctgtttTAGTGAATTAGTGGTTGTGGATTCTCCTCTAATAACCATGACTTCATTAGCACTGACTAGTTAGCtagggttttattttctttttgttgtgtgattttttaaaaaaattttttttcaagacagggtttctctgtgtagctctggctgtcatggaactcactctgtagaccaggctggccttgaactcacaaagatctgctgcctctgcctcccaagtgctgggttaaagttgtgtgtcaccaccacctggcttgttgaGTGAGTCAAGTCcaactagagagctgttggttactatcaaggtatgtgtgccactactgcacctgGAGTGTTATCATGACTTGttggtcattgatgtggttcattGGTGTCATAGTTGGGCAGGACTATTGGCTGCTTCCTTGCTTTGGAAGCTTCCATGGCACCTTCTGGACACTAGAAGTGTTTGGTGGGATTATCCACATGGCATACCCTTGTGTAGCCTGTCCCCACATTACTAGCTCAGTGCATTGTCTTCAGTGTGTACCTTGAGagaattattcattttctttttgtaagtttttgtttcttctttgtggatttcacatcatgtctCTCAATTCCATTCATCTTCCTGACCCTTTgaatctaccctctgcccttgcaatgccccttcccccaaataaaataaaataaaaagagaaaagaaaaaagagagagaagaggagagaaatctcattgtggaagctaTAGTATAACACAGTGAGCCACC
It encodes:
- the LOC114708485 gene encoding LOW QUALITY PROTEIN: neuronal acetylcholine receptor subunit beta-3 (The sequence of the model RefSeq protein was modified relative to this genomic sequence to represent the inferred CDS: inserted 1 base in 1 codon); the encoded protein is MPGFFMVLLVLSVTLSGSRVTLTATEGLSSIAEHEDALLRHLFQGYQKWVRPVLNSSDTIKVYFGLKISQLVDVDEKNQLMTTNVWLKQEWTDQKLRWNPEEYGGINSIKVPSESLWLPDIVLFENADGRFEGSLMTKAIVKSSGTVSWTPPASYKSSCTMDVTFFPFDRQNCSMKFGSWTYDGNMVDLILIHENVDRKDFFDNGEWEILNAKGMKGNRREGVYXYPFVTYSFVLRRLPLFYTLFLIIPCLGLSFLTVLVFYLPSDEGEKLSLSTSVLVSLTVFLLVIEEIIPSSSKVIPLIGEYLLFIMIFVTLSIIVTVFVINVHHRSSSTYHPMAPWVKRLFLQKLPRWLCMKDPMDRFSFPDGEERKAAVRGKVSGKKKQTAVSDGERVLVTFLERAAESIRYISRHVKKEHFISQVVQDWKFVAQVLDRIFLWLFLTVSVLGSILIFIPALKMWLHRFH